In Panacibacter ginsenosidivorans, the following proteins share a genomic window:
- a CDS encoding DUF6263 family protein, giving the protein MLKKFLTVAAIAMSVIIAGCGSGSETKTADGYVLKFNMAKGTKFEYSITMDMSMKQNVMGKDMDVKNKMLMGYTFEVNGDSAGWKKVAATISRVAMDMNAAGMTVHFDTNEPDTATISEQNPMAMVGKVMGAMKGGQFGFTINENGEVGSVFGLQEMMQNMVSKANLPNAETMMQSISKSFDEENFKQNMQQSFNVYPGKPVKTGESWNKTMTMKNSGMDMKMENTYTLQSVTGDDALVKVVSKISSGGDTTGTMGMKMDMSGTLDGDMHYNLPTGMPEKGNMDMKMNMKMTGQGMEVPMDMDMKMLFEGKKL; this is encoded by the coding sequence ATGCTCAAAAAATTTTTAACTGTTGCTGCAATTGCAATGTCAGTAATTATTGCTGGTTGCGGAAGCGGTAGTGAAACAAAAACTGCCGATGGTTATGTACTTAAATTCAATATGGCCAAGGGTACAAAATTCGAATACTCCATAACAATGGATATGTCAATGAAGCAAAATGTGATGGGGAAAGATATGGATGTGAAAAATAAAATGCTGATGGGTTATACATTCGAAGTTAACGGTGATAGTGCAGGCTGGAAAAAAGTTGCTGCAACTATTTCAAGAGTTGCAATGGATATGAACGCAGCAGGCATGACCGTTCACTTTGATACGAATGAACCTGATACTGCAACAATTTCTGAGCAGAATCCTATGGCTATGGTTGGTAAAGTAATGGGCGCTATGAAAGGCGGACAGTTTGGTTTTACTATTAATGAAAATGGAGAAGTTGGATCTGTATTTGGCCTGCAGGAAATGATGCAGAATATGGTATCAAAAGCAAACCTGCCAAATGCTGAAACAATGATGCAATCTATCAGTAAATCTTTTGATGAAGAAAATTTTAAACAAAACATGCAGCAGTCTTTCAACGTGTACCCCGGTAAGCCTGTAAAGACTGGTGAAAGTTGGAACAAAACAATGACCATGAAAAACAGTGGTATGGATATGAAGATGGAGAACACATATACGCTGCAATCCGTAACAGGCGATGATGCTTTGGTTAAGGTTGTTTCCAAAATTTCATCCGGCGGAGATACTACAGGAACAATGGGTATGAAAATGGATATGAGTGGCACTCTCGATGGCGATATGCATTACAACCTGCCAACAGGGATGCCGGAAAAGGGTAATATGGATATGAAAATGAACATGAAGATGACGGGCCAGGGAATGGAAGTACCGATGGACATGGATATGAAAATGCTTTTCGAAGGAAAGAAATTATAA
- the dnaG gene encoding DNA primase, producing MISPQTIQQITSRIDIIDVIGEFIKLKKRGANYLGLCPFHGEKTPSFTVSPAKEIYKCFGCGRSGNTITFLMEHEKFSYVEALRWLAARYNVEIEETQVSDEVKQQQQAAESLYILNSFAQKFFATQLFDTEEGQNIALSYLEERGFTNETLQKFQVGYNPQARDAFAKAAMQNQFSAEVLQRSGLVVNRNDELIDNYRGRIIFPVHNNSGKIIGFGARVIGKADKAPKYINTPENELYIKSKILYGLYFARLAIDKNDECLLVEGYTDVISLSQAGVENVVASGGTSLTTDQLRLIKKYTNNLTIVYDGDSAGVKAALRGLDMALEESLNVHLVLIPDNEDPDSYVRLVGAQGFKDFVAQNKKDFILFQLDIMLKDAGNDVNKKNEVVNHIAETISKINKAEDFSKQEEYIRQSATLLRIDEGGLTNLVNKFIREKISKDEKKSPASEAKYIASQQTEQAADDAANLFLEDEFQEREIVKRLIEYGNQLLNEDKYVADAIYEVLQEFHLKNDKLDKIVDAYFNMLHTNGHIDTKTFLYSSDTEMNAFVAGLLHFPYEVHDWGRRMEGYSVKLDNDITNVINSALNIYKLRKIKRMYLELEDELSHEKNEEKYTGLIVIYKQLKEIERTLTSEMHTVYLK from the coding sequence ATGATCTCGCCGCAAACCATACAACAAATTACCAGCCGCATTGATATTATTGATGTGATCGGGGAATTTATTAAGCTGAAAAAACGTGGTGCAAATTATCTTGGGCTTTGCCCTTTTCATGGAGAGAAAACGCCATCGTTTACCGTGTCTCCCGCAAAAGAAATTTATAAATGTTTTGGTTGTGGAAGAAGTGGCAACACCATTACATTTTTAATGGAACACGAGAAATTCAGTTATGTGGAAGCATTGCGCTGGCTGGCTGCACGTTATAATGTGGAGATTGAAGAAACCCAGGTAAGCGATGAAGTAAAACAACAACAACAGGCTGCAGAAAGTTTATACATCCTCAACAGTTTTGCGCAAAAGTTTTTCGCAACACAATTATTCGATACAGAAGAAGGGCAAAATATTGCATTAAGCTATTTGGAAGAAAGAGGTTTTACAAATGAGACTTTACAAAAATTCCAGGTAGGTTATAACCCGCAGGCAAGAGATGCATTTGCAAAAGCTGCAATGCAAAATCAATTCAGTGCCGAAGTATTGCAGCGATCGGGTTTGGTAGTAAATCGTAATGATGAACTGATTGATAATTATCGTGGCAGGATCATTTTTCCGGTGCATAATAATTCCGGTAAGATCATTGGATTTGGTGCACGTGTAATTGGCAAAGCAGATAAAGCACCGAAGTATATTAATACGCCGGAAAATGAATTATATATAAAGAGTAAAATTCTGTATGGTTTATACTTTGCAAGATTAGCCATTGATAAGAATGACGAATGCCTTCTCGTGGAAGGTTACACTGATGTGATTTCATTATCGCAGGCAGGTGTTGAAAATGTTGTGGCAAGTGGTGGCACTTCGCTTACAACCGATCAGCTTCGTTTAATAAAAAAATATACCAACAATCTTACGATCGTTTATGATGGCGATTCTGCAGGCGTTAAAGCTGCATTACGAGGACTTGATATGGCGCTTGAAGAAAGCCTGAATGTGCATCTTGTATTGATACCGGATAATGAGGACCCGGATAGTTATGTAAGACTGGTTGGTGCACAGGGTTTCAAAGATTTTGTTGCACAAAATAAAAAAGATTTTATTCTTTTTCAGCTGGATATAATGCTGAAAGATGCTGGCAATGATGTAAACAAGAAGAATGAAGTCGTTAATCATATTGCTGAGACCATCAGTAAGATCAATAAAGCAGAAGACTTTAGCAAGCAAGAAGAGTATATAAGACAGAGCGCAACATTGTTAAGAATTGATGAAGGTGGGCTTACAAATCTTGTAAATAAATTCATCCGGGAAAAAATTTCCAAAGACGAGAAGAAATCTCCTGCCAGCGAAGCAAAATATATTGCATCACAACAGACAGAACAGGCAGCAGATGATGCAGCAAATCTTTTTCTTGAAGATGAATTCCAGGAACGTGAAATTGTAAAACGTTTAATAGAATATGGCAATCAACTGCTGAATGAAGATAAATATGTTGCCGATGCTATCTATGAAGTGTTGCAGGAGTTTCATCTAAAAAATGATAAACTGGATAAAATCGTAGATGCTTATTTTAATATGCTGCATACAAACGGACATATTGATACCAAAACATTTTTATACAGCAGCGATACAGAGATGAATGCATTTGTTGCAGGCCTCTTACATTTTCCTTACGAAGTGCATGATTGGGGCAGGCGCATGGAAGGCTATTCTGTAAAACTTGATAATGATATAACCAATGTTATCAATTCTGCACTTAATATCTACAAGTTGCGTAAAATAAAACGCATGTACCTCGAACTGGAAGATGAATTGAGCCACGAAAAAAATGAAGAAAAATATACAGGGCTTATTGTTATTTATAAACAGTTAAAAGAAATTGAAAGAACACTTACGAGCGAAATGCATACGGTGTATTTGAAATAA
- a CDS encoding DUF3810 domain-containing protein: MDKNKGKRAWLKLIIPLAIAVSMSLISGFPALIEKYYTGYVYPVISTTMRFLFGWLPFSIGDLLYLSAAIWLIVRFYKTGKAVLKKRVSKESFLRSLRRTVAVILWIYIIFYSFWGLNYSRLGISYQLKLEPVDYSTNDLKILTASLITKVNASRLELGDSVTYPSNKEMFSIATSAYNRAEQNLPFLHYKVASIKSSMWGWLGNYTGFLGYYNPFSAEAQVNTTVPRFVIPFTVCHEIGHQLGYGSEDEANFSGYLAAMSSTDERFHYSAYFDLFNYANRELFIRDSFAARANYKLLDTLVKKDIQTYKKFIIDHKNPIEPLIDKVYGKYLVANNQPNGLDTYDEVVGWLIAYKKNMENCKPQLLKGVKNKEVVLIVFNSVTNVQVSDTTKT; the protein is encoded by the coding sequence ATGGATAAAAACAAAGGTAAAAGAGCGTGGCTGAAACTCATTATTCCCCTGGCAATAGCTGTTAGCATGAGCCTCATTTCCGGTTTCCCGGCTTTAATTGAAAAATATTATACAGGATATGTTTATCCTGTTATCAGCACAACAATGCGTTTTCTTTTTGGGTGGCTGCCATTCAGTATTGGAGACTTGCTTTACCTATCTGCTGCAATCTGGCTCATTGTAAGGTTTTATAAAACAGGTAAAGCTGTTTTAAAAAAACGTGTTTCAAAAGAAAGTTTCCTGCGATCGCTTCGCAGAACAGTGGCTGTAATACTTTGGATCTATATAATTTTTTACAGTTTTTGGGGATTGAATTATAGCAGGCTTGGGATATCCTACCAGCTAAAGCTTGAGCCAGTTGACTATTCGACTAATGATCTGAAAATATTAACTGCCTCACTCATCACTAAAGTAAATGCTTCCCGACTTGAATTGGGAGATTCAGTAACATATCCTTCCAATAAAGAAATGTTCTCTATAGCGACATCTGCTTACAACAGAGCCGAACAAAATTTACCTTTTCTGCATTACAAGGTTGCTTCTATAAAAAGTTCCATGTGGGGCTGGTTAGGAAATTATACAGGCTTTCTTGGTTATTATAATCCTTTCTCTGCCGAAGCCCAGGTTAATACAACTGTTCCTCGTTTTGTAATTCCATTTACAGTTTGTCATGAGATCGGTCATCAATTAGGTTACGGCTCTGAAGATGAAGCAAACTTCTCCGGTTATCTTGCTGCCATGTCTTCAACTGATGAGCGCTTTCATTACTCTGCTTATTTTGATCTATTCAATTATGCCAATCGTGAATTATTTATAAGAGACTCATTTGCTGCAAGAGCTAATTATAAATTGTTAGACACACTGGTTAAAAAAGATATACAGACGTATAAAAAATTTATCATTGATCACAAGAATCCCATAGAGCCTTTGATTGATAAAGTTTACGGCAAGTATTTAGTAGCCAACAATCAGCCAAACGGTTTAGATACTTATGATGAAGTGGTGGGTTGGTTAATTGCTTATAAAAAAAATATGGAGAATTGTAAGCCCCAACTCCTAAAGGGAGTGAAAAATAAAGAAGTTGTGTTGATAGTGTTCAATAGTGTTACGAACGTACAAGTGAGTGACACAACCAAAACTTAA